From Serratia fonticola:
AACGCAAATATGCCCACAGTTGGGAGCTGACACATACCCAGGCTGGCGACTGGATCTGCGTCAACACCCTGCGCGCCAACACCCTGGTTCGTGAAGCTATTGAACAGAATATAATCAGTGAATTATCCGGTTACAGTAAAATCACCGGCGAAGTGAAATATGGCGGCGAAAACAGCCGTATCGATTTGTTATTACAGGCAGAAAACCGGGTTGACTGCTATATTGAAGTTAAGTCAGTCACACTATTGCAACATCAACAGGGCTACTTCCCTGATGCCGTAACGCTGAGAGGGCAGAAGCATCTGCGTGAGTTGCAAAACGTGGTTGAACAAGGGCAGCGGGCGGTGCTGTTCTTTGCCGTGTTACACAGCGGCATCGATCGGGTCACCCCAGCAAATCATATTGATGAGCATTATGCGGTGCTACTAGCGCAGGTTCAGCAGTTGGGAGTGGAAGTTGTTTGTTACGGGGCAAAATTATCACCTGACGGTATCTCGCTAAGCGCTAAGTTACCGTTTTTTATTGGCTAGCGGTGCCGGGCACAAATAAATCGACAACCGGATATTGCTTCGCCAAATACGCCTTCCTTCACACCATTGTCAAGCAGGCGACAGGAATAATTGCCATCCCTCTTCCCTTCTGTTATTTATAGCGGCCTGTTTTTCCCCCGTATTGGGGATTCGACATACCCTACTAGCATTAAAGGGTATAGTGCGTGTGTATGTAGGAGAAGCAATATGCAAGAAGGGCAAACCCGTAAAACCTCGTCCTTGAGCATTCTCGCCATCGCTGGGGTGGAGCCGTATCAAGAGAAACCGGGCGAAGAGTACATGAACGACGCCCAGTTGACGCATTTCAGGCGCATCCTTGAAGCATGGCGCAACCAACTCAGGGACGAAGTCGATCGTACCGTGTCGCATATGCAAGAAGAGGCAGCCAACTTCCCGGATCCGGCAGACCGTGCCACTCAGGAAGAAGAGTTCAGCCTCGAACTGCGTAACCGTGACCGCGAGCGCAAACTGATCAAAAAGATCGAGAAAACGCTGAAGAAAGTAGAAGACGATGATTTCGGCTTCTGCGAGTCTTGCGGCGTGGAGATTGGCATTCGTCGCCTTGAAGCGCGTCCGACTGCTGATTTGTGCATCGACTGCAAGACGTTGGCCGAAATCCGCGAAAAGCAGATGGCCGGCTAAGCAGTTGTTACCTCCTGCGGCGCGTGCCAATAACGCGCGCCGCACAGAGTTAAGGGAAGCAATCCCTTCAGATATGCTAGCAAGTCACTATGTGGGGCGCTTTGCCCCATCGCCTTCCGGGGATCTGCATTTCGGTTCGCTGATTGCCGCTCTGGGAAGCTACCTCCAGGCTCGTGCTCAACGCGGGCAATGGCTGGTACGTATTGAAGATATCGACCCTCCGCGCGAAGTCGCCGGAGCTGCCGGGCGTATCTTATCCGCACTTGAACACTATGGTCTCCACTGGGACGGCCAGGTCATCTATCAATCCCAACGCTCTGAAGCTTACCGCGCAACCCTTGATTGGCTGCAACGCCAGGATCTCAGCTATTACTGCACCTGTACCCGCAGCCGCATCCAGCAGATCGGCGGTTTGTACGATGGTCATTGCCGCCAGTTACGGCTTGGCCCGCAGGGTGCCGCAATCCGCTTACGTCAATCAAACCCGGTGTATGCCTTCCACGATCGGTTGCAGGGCGAGCTACGGGCCGATCCGGCGCTGGCACAGGAAGATTTCATCATCCGCCGCCGCGACGGCCTGTTTGCCTACAATCTGGCGGTGGTGATCGACGATCATTTTCAAGGCGTGACCGAAATCGTCCGCGGTGCCGATCTGATCGAACCCACGGTGCGCCAGATTGCGCTGTATCAGCAATTACAGGCACCGGTTCCCGACTATGTGCATTTGCCACTGGCGCTGGGGAATAACGGCATTAAACTGTCGAAGCAAAATCATGCTCCCGCGCTGCCCACTGGCGATCCACGGCCAGTACTGGTTGCTGCCCTGAAGTTTCTGCGCCAACCGCTGCCAGAAAACTGGCAAGATCTTGATCTGCCGTTATTATTGAGCTGGGCGGTTGAGCATTGGCAGTTGGCAAATGTGCCACGTCAGCAAGCGATCCCACAGTGTGAAAACACAACGGCATTCTCAAAACAGCCGGGGTAAGCTATGATTAGCCGCTATTTTTGTTAGCGCCATTTTTATCCGTCACTATCGAGGTGTACCATTTTTACCCGAGTAGCCAATTTCTGCCGTAAGGTACTAATCCGCGATGACAAGTTGACCCGCGAAGATGCGCCGGCCAGCGATAAAAACCAAGTCCGCGAAGAAAGCGCGCCTGCAGAACCGTTAGCAACAACGCCACCGCGCTCTACCGAGAGCGGCAGGGAAACACCTGCCCGCCGTCCGGCGCCGCGTAAACGCCCGCCATTTGTAGCCGCAGAGGGAACGCGCTCAATGACCGTTATCCCCCGCGATCAACATGCGATCTCGCGCAAAGATATCAGCGAAAATGCGCTGAAGGTGCTGTATCGCCTGAATAAATCCGGCTATGAAGCCTATCTGGTCGGCGGCGGTGTACGCGATCTGTTGCTCGGCAAAAAGCCGAAAGATTTCGACATTACCACCAACGCTACCCCAGAGCAGGTGCGCAAACTGTTCCGCAACTGCCGCCTGGTCGGCCGCCGTTTCAGGCTGGCGCACGTGATGTTCGGGCCGGAAATCATCGAAGTCGCCACCTTCCGTGGCCACCACGAACAGAGTCAGGAATCTGACAAGAACTCTTCCCAGCAGGCCCAGAACGGCATGCTGCTGCGCGATAACATCTTCGGTACCATCGAAGACGATGCCCAGCGCCGCGATTTTACCATCAACAGCCTGTATTACGGCGTAGCCGACTTTGCCCTGCGTGATTACGTTGGGGGCCTGCGCGATCTGCAACAGGGCGTTATCCGCCTGATCGGCGATCCGGAAACCCGCTACCGCGAAGATCCGGTGCGGATGCTGCGCGCGGTACGCTTTGCCGCCAAGCTGGATATGACCATCAGCGAAGAAACCGCCGAGCCAATTCCACGCCTGGCCTCGCTGCTGCACGAAATCCCACCGGCTCGCCTGTTTGAAGAGGCGCTGAAGCTGCTGCAAACGGGTTACGGTTACCAGACCTACCTGAAGCTGTGTGAATATCAGCTGTTCCAGCCGCTGTTCCCATTGATCGCGCGTAACTTCACGCCGAATCACGACACGCCGATGGAACGCATTCTTGAGCAGGTACTGAAAAATACCGATCATCGCCTGCAAAACGACAAGCGCGTCAACCCGGCGTTCCTGTTTGCCGCCATGCTGTGGTACCCACTGCTGGAGCACGCACAGAAACTGGCGCAGGAAAGCGGCCTGGCCTATTACGACGCCTTTGCCCTGGCCATGAACGATGTGTTGGACGAAGAGTGCCGTTCACTGGCAATCCCCAAACGAATCACTACACTGGTACGTGACATCTGGCAACTGCAGTTACGCCTGTCCCGTCGTCAGGGCAAGCGTGCGCACAAACTGATGGAACACCCTAAATTCCGTGCGGCGTATGATTTGCTGGCACTGCGTGCCGAAGTGGAAAACAACCCGGAGATGCTGCGTCTTGCCGAATGGTGGGATGAATTCCAGGTGGCCACCGCGGCCCGCCAGAAAAACATGCTGAGCACGCTAGGCGAAGATCCGGCACCGCGTCGGGCTCGTCAGCGCCGCCCACGCCGCAGGTCTCCAAATAACGAAGGAGCATAATGATCCGCGTTTATATCGCGCTGGGTAGCAATCTGGCGCAACCTTTGCAACAGGTGAAGACCGCGCTGGAGGCGTTGGAGCATATTCCACGCACCCGTCTGATCGTTTGTTCACCGCTGTACCGCACCAAGCCGCTGGGGCCACAGAACCAGCCGGATTATCTCAACGCGGTGGTGGCACTGGATACCCAGTTGCCACCGGAACAGCTGCTCGATCACACCCAGGCGATTGAACGCAATCAGGGCCGAGTGCGCAAAGATGAACGCTGGGGCCCTCGCACGCTGGATCTGGATATGATGTTGTACGGCGATCTGGTGATCGACACCGAACGCCTCACCGTGCCCCATTACGGCCTGAAAGAACGTGAATTTATGCTCTACCCGCTGGCGGATATCGCTCCGGATCTGGTATTCCCAGACGGTGAAACCCTCGCGGAGTGCTTACAACGCGTGCCAAAAAACGGCATGACGCTGTGGCATCAACCCAAGGGTTGAATACCACTCCCAGACAACGTTAACGTCGCGATAAACCCACCTTCCGTCCGATTGGCAAAGCTCACCCGCAGTCCGTGCAAGCCGGCAATCCGCTGCACAATGGACAAACCCAGCCCGCTTCCCGTCTGTTCCTGCCCCGGTGGGCGATAAAAGCGCTCCCCCAGTCTTTCCAGATGCTCAGCCGTGACGCCAGGGCCGTCGTCCTCCACCGTCAGTTGCCGCTGGCTGAGCGTGACCGTTACCGTGCCACCGGCCGGAGTGTAACGTATCGCATTGTCCACCAGATTGCGCACCAACAACGATAACAGCAGCGGCTGGCCCGATAGTGCAGGAGGTTCGCCCTGCTGCTGGTAACGCAGTGTGATCCCGGAGGTATGCGCCTGTCGATCCAGCTCCGCCAGGGTCATCGGCACCAGTTGGCACCAGTCGACCAAGGCCAGATCGTGCAAATCGGCGAGCGAGTCCAGCCGGGACAGGGTGAGCAGTTGGTCCACCAGGCGCGTGGCTCGATCGATACCCACCGTTAGGTTATTCACTGCATGTTCACGCATGGGCACATCGTCCCCCGCCAGTTGCACCACCTCGGTCTGCACCCGCAATGCGGCCAATGGGCTGCGCAACTCATGGGCAGCATCCGAAGTAAACCGACGCTCACGCACCAGCAGGCTATTAATGCGCGTAAACAGCGTATTCAGCGCTTCCACCAACGGGCGCACCTCACTGGGTACCTGGTGTGCATTCAGCGGCGTAGCATCGTCTGGAGCTCGTTGGCGTAGGCTGGCGGCCACCTCACGCAACGGTCTTAGCTCGCGGCCAACCATCAGGGCGATCAGCAACATCAGGATCGGCAACGTCACCAGCCAGGGCAGCAACTGCCCCATCACCAACCCCAACGCCATATCATGCCGATAATCCCATTCCTGGCCGACCACAATGCGGTAACGCCCATCCGGGCTGGTGAGCCATAGCAACCGCCAACTGTCGCTATCTTCTTTGCGTTGACCATCGACAAATCCTTGTCGCTCACCGTCAAACTGAAAATCCTCACCGTTCTCACCGTCGTTGAGCAGCATGCGCCCATCGTGGGAAAAGATGGCGAACGCCAACGCATCATCGTCCTGCTCTCCGCGCTTGCCGTGGTTCAGCATCTTCTTGGTTTTTGGCAGGCTGCGCACTTGCTGATTAGCCAGCAAATCCCCCAGATCGGCGGTCGCCAGCCGTTTGGCAAACAGCATCTGTTGGGTGTCGAACACTTCGTTGATATTGTGGCGCGTCATCATCCACGCCACCATGCTGGCGGAGCACCAGGTCAGCAATGCCAGCAGGCTGAAGATCAGGATCAGCCGCAACCGCAAACTCAATGACTTCACGGTTCATCCCCCAACGTGTAGCCCACGCCATGTACGGTGCGGATAAAACCATTACCCAACTTGCGCCGCAGATGATGGATATGGACCTCAACCGCGTTACTGCTCACGTCGTCATCCCAGTTATACAGTTTTTCCTGGATCAGCGGCCGTGCCAGCACACGCCCCTTGTTGTGCAGAAACAGTTCCAGCACCGCCAGTTCGCGCGGGGTCAGCGTCACGGGCTCACCGTTGCAGCTCACGCTGCGGGATGCGGCATCAAACACCAGGTTGCCGTGGACCAGTTGAGGCGTCAGTTGCCCATGGCGGCGGCGGATCAACGCCTGTAACCGCGCGGCAACCTCCGTTAGAGCAAAAGGCTTGCACAGGTAATCATCGGCTCCGCTTTGCAACCCGCTGACACGCTGTTCCAACGCGTCACGCGCGGTCAGGATCAGCACCGGCACATCCTGCCCGGCCTGACGCCACTGGCGCAGCAGATCCAACCCGTCCAACCCCGGCAAGCTGAGATCGAGGATCACCGCATCATAAGGTGCACTGTCCAGGGCGTTCTTACCGACGATGCCATCGGTAAACCAGTCGAGGTTAAACCCCAGCTTGGTCAAGCCCGCCTTGATGCCATCACCGATCAGTTTGTCATCTTCAATCAACAGAATTCTCATGCGCTCTCCCTTTGGACAGACCATTACATCATAAGCTTCTTAAGAACATCTTAACCATCAGCATCGGAGCTACCCACCCCTGAAGGGTTACAGTAGAATGACAACACTTTTTACCACCGTGCTACAAATCCAGGCCGCGCGGTTACTGCAGGAGACGTTGTGATGAAACCTACCACCCTGAGCCATTTACGCCAGTGGAAGCAGGAGCAGCGCAAGTTTGCGACTATTACCGCCTACGATGCCAGCTTTGCCCAGCTGTTTGAAGAACAAGGTATTAAAGTATTACTGGTCGGCGACTCGCTAGGGATGACGCTGCAAGGGCATGACTCAACGCTGCCGGTAACCGTGGCCGACGTGGCTTACCATACCCGCGCGGTACGCCGTGGGGCACCAGCCAGCCTGCTGTTGGCCGACCTGCCTTTCATGAGTTACGCCACGCCTGAGCTTGCCTGCCAAAGCGCGGCCGAGGTGATGCGCGCCGGGGCCAACATGGTCAAAATAGAAGGCGGCAGTTGGCTTTGCGAAACGGTGAAAATGCTCGCGGAGCGCGCCGTCCCCGTCTGCGGCCATCTTGGCCTCACGCCACAATCTGTCAACGTGTTTGGCGGCTACAAGGTACAGGGGCGTGACGAGTTGGCGGCCAAGCAACTGCTGATCGACGCCCAGAATCTGGAGCTGGCCGGTATGCAGCTGTTGGTGCTGGAGTGCGTACCAACCGAACTGGCCCGCCAGGTTACTGAAGCCTTGTCGATCCCGGTGATCGGTATTGGTGCCGGCAACGCTACCGATGGCCAGATCCTGGTGATGCATGACGCCTTGGGGATCACCGGCGGCCATACCCCTAAATTTGCCAAAAACTTTCTGGCGCAGGGCGGCGATATTCGCGGTGCCGTGCAGCTGTATATTCGGGAAGTCGAGCAAGGGATTTATCCCGACGAAGAGCACTCGTTCAACTGAGTGACCGGCCACGATTGATATACCCTATGGATTTCAAGTTGCAGCTAGGCGACAAGCTTACTCATCCCCAGGAGCTTACTTTTGGGTAAGTGACTGGGGTGAGTAAGTGCAGGTAACAACGCTGCAACTTGAAAGACGACGGGTATAGCTAACTAGCTTATCCCCTGGTACTTCAACACCGGGGGAGACACCGAGGAGTTATGGAATGGTAATTATCGAAACCCTGCCACTGCTGCGCCAACAGATCCGCCGCTGGCGGCAAGAGGGCAAACGCGTTGCGCTGGTGCCCACCATGGGCAATCTGCATGAGGGCCATATGACGCTGGTGGAAGAAGCCCGCGCCCGTGCCGACGTGGTAGTAGTGAGCATTTTCGTTAACCCGCTGCAGTTCGAACGTGCAGACGATCTGGAGCGCTATCCGCGCACCTTGCAGGAAGACTGTGAAAAGCTCAATCGCCGTAATGTCGAGTTGATCTTCGCCCCTGCCCCGGCAGAAATTTACCCCAAAGGGCTGGAAGAACACACCAGCGTCGACGTACCGGTGATCTCCACCATGTTGGAAGGCGCCAGCCGTCCTGGCCACTTCCGCGGTGTTTCCACCATCGTCAGCAAACTGTTCAATCTGATCCAACCGGATCTGGCCTGCTTTGGCGAGAAGGATTATCAGCAGTTGGCGTTGATCCGCAAGATGGTGGCGGATATGGGCTATGACATTGATATCGTTGGTGTACCAACGGTGCGGGCCAAAGACGGGCTGGCGCTTAGCTCCCGCAACGGCTATCTCACCGCAGAAGAACGCAAGATCGCGCCACAGTTGAGCAAAATCATGAACGCCCTGGCAGAGCAGCTCGGCAACGGCGAACGCCACATCGAAGAGTTGCTGGCGCAGACGGCCGAAAAACTGCGCGCAGCAGGTTTCACCCCAGACGAGCTGTTTATTCGCGATGCCGACACGCTGCAACCGCTGGGCGTAGAAAGCCGCCGGGCCGTGGTGCTGATGGCCGCCTGGTTGGGCAAAGCCCGCCTGATCGATAATCAACAGGTCGATCTGACACAGTAAGCCCTTTATTGTACAGTCGTTGCCGTTTTTACCCGGTTGGCGGTAGACTGGCCGGGTTTTCGGTGACGATAAATAGTGCAAGGAAGCAGTTCTTCTTCAGCCGCCTGAAAAGGCCGATATTCAGTTAGGTAACGCTATGATACGTACTATGTTGCAAGGCAAGCTGCATCGGGTGAAAGTGACTCAGGCTGACCTGCACTACGAAGGCTCCTGCGCCATTGACCAGGATTTTCTGGAAGCCGCCGGGATCCTGGAATATGAAGCGATCGATATTTACAACGTGGATAACGGCCAACGTTTCTCCACCTATGCCATCGCCGCCGAACGCGGTTCGCGCATTATTTCGGTCAACGGTGCGGCCGCCCGCTGTGCCTGTGTGGGTGACAAACTGATCATCTGTTCTTACGTGCAGATGAGCGATGCCGATGCCCGCCAGCACCACCCCAAAGTCGCCTACTTCGAAGGTGACAATCACTTGCAACGCAAGGCAAAAGCCGTCCCCGTTCAGGTTGCCTAAAAAATCGGGCGCTTTCTGCGCCCGTCTTCTCTCTATTCTGTTACCGTCACACCCGGCAATGCACCAGGCTTGTTGGCTATCCGCTCCGCCATGGTAGGGATGGAGTCGGTACGCAGGATATACAGCCGTTTCAAGGTATAAGGATTATCACCCGGTTTCACTTTGCCCTGCACCGTGGTCACGGCCAAATGCAGCCCGGCATCTTTTGCCGCCTGGATCGCCTTTTGGTTATAGCCACCAAATGGATAGGAAAGGTACAACACATGCGGGTTAAACTGCTCCAGCGCCCGTCTTGAGTGTTCAAAGTCGAATTCGATATTATGCAGTGAACGGCTAAGCAGGATCGGCCTACGGTTGCCATCGGTACGATGTAGGAAATGGGTGTGTGACTGGATATCAAACACATCCTGGATCGTTTTCAGCTCTGAAATGCTCATAAACTGCAGCGAATCCGGATTCCATTTCTGTGGGTGACGTTTGATACGCGAAGAGATGATAAACGCCGTAGCGCGGAAACCGTAATCCTTCAGTACCGGATACGCATAGCGATAAACCGACTTCAACCCGTCATCAAAAGTCAGCAGCACCACTTTGCCCGGCAGGTTGATTTGATTATTCAGGTAGGCTTCCAGCTGATACATCGAGATGGTGTCATAACCCGTCTGCTTCAAATAGGTCATCTGGTTGCTGAAGGCCACGTCCGAGGTGGTCGTCGAGGTATTGCGGAAACGTTTGTTCTCTTCGTTTTTCAGCAGGTGATGATAGGTCAGCACCGGAATGCCGTTGTCGACTTCGCAGTCCAACTCACTGACAAATCCCAGACGATCGCCGATATTGACCTCATACCAGGTGTTATTCAGCCGATCTTTCAGCTTGCCGATAATCGGATAGCGCAGGTTCTCTTCCAGTACGCCAAAGATTTCACTTTTATTATCCGCCGCCGTGTAGACGTTAATTGCGCGCTGGGTGATCAGATTCTGGTTGGTCAGCGGTTTGTTCAGATCTCCCAGATCGTCCTTCACCTTACGGGTTTTGCTGATGGTGCGAACGTCGTTTTTATCGATAAAGCCGGTGCCATTGCCAAACTTAAGCTCGTAATATTCCGCATCCGCCGGGAACATCTGGATCAGTTGCCCTTTTTTCACTTCACCGACCGGGATCACATGCTCACCGATCAACGAATAAACCTCGCTGTTACGCTGCACTTCCATGTATTGGGCTTGAATAGCACTGTCTTCTGACAGCAAATCCGCCAACGCCGCCGGTGCCAACAGCGACATAACAATGCCGAGTAGCCCTGCTGCTATCTTATGTTGAGGCTGCATGGTTTGTTCTGCTTACGAGTGCGTCATGAAAAAATGAAGAAAATGTGGAGCGCCAGCATAGCACGATTCGCCCTCACCCCAACCCTCTCCCACAGGGAGAGGGAGCTGTTAGCCCCTGCTCTTTTGGAAGTTAAGGGCTCATCTCAGCAAACTCGATCGCCCACTCATCCAAAGTGAGTCAGTCTGTGCTCATGAAGAATCACTACGCTTTCAGCCCAACTCGATCGGTCCCCTCTCACTAAAGGAGAGGGTTAGGGGGTGGGAAATGACATCAGGAACGCAAGCCGCGGCCACGCTCAATCAGATACCAGGCCAGCCCGTAGAACACCGCAATGAACGCTACCAGCACCAGCATGGTCAGCGCTAACGGCACGTCGGAAATGCCCAGGAAGCCGAAGCGAAAACCGCTGATCATGTAGACGATAGGGTTCAGTTTGGAGACCGCCTGCCAGAACGGCGGTAACAGCGTCAGCGAGTAAAATACCCCGCCCAGATAAGTCAGCGGCGTCAGCACAAAGGTCGGGATCAGGCTGATATCGTCGAACGTGTTGGCAAAGACGGCATTAAGCAAACCGCCTAGCGAGAACAGGATCGCCGTTAATAGCAGCGTCACCGCGATCACCCACCAGGAATGGACTACCAGGGGAACGAAGAACAGCGAGATCACCGTCACCAGGATCCCCACACAGATACCACGCGCTACGCCACCGCCAACATAACCGGCAATCACCACGTGCGTCGGCACCGGTGCCACCAGCAACTCTTCAATATTCCGCTGGAACTTGGCACTAAAGAAAGACGCCGCCACGTTAGCGTAGGAGTTAGTGATCACCGCCATCATGATCAGGCCCGGCACGATAAACTGCATATAATCAAAACCGTGCATCTCACCAATACGCGACCCAATCAGGTTGCCAAAGATGATGAAATACAGGGTCATGGTGATCACTGGCGGTACCAGCGTCTGGATCCAGATGCGGGCGAAGCGGTTGATCTCTTTGGCCCAGATGCTTTTCAAGGCCACCCAATACAAATGCATCATGCTTGTTCTCCATTGCCATTCACCAGGTTGACGAACAGCTCTTCCAGCCGGTTGGCCTTGTTACGCATACTCAGGACCTGGATCCCCTGTGCGCTCAGTTGGGTGAACAGACCGTTCAGACCTTGCTCACGCATCACTTCCACTTCCAGCGTAGAGGTGTCCGTCAAACGGCTGTGATAACCCTCAAGATGGGGCAATGGGCTTTTCGCCGCCAGATCGAGGATGAAGGTTTCGGACTTCAGCTTGGCCAACAGCCCCTTCATCGAGGTGTTTTCTACCAGCTCACCGTTCTGGATGATGCCGATATTGCGGCACAGCATTTCTGCCTCCTCCAGATAGTGCGTGGTCAGGATAATGGTGGTGCCCTGGGCGTTCAGCTCTTTGAGGAAGCCCCACATCGAGCGACGCAGCTCGATATCCACCCCAGCAGTCGGTTCGTCGAGGATCAGCAGTTTGGGCTGATGCATCAGCGCACGGGCAATCATCAGGCGGCGTTTCATCCCGCCAGACAGCATACGCGCCCGCTCGTTACGTTTACCCCAAAGATCGAGCTGATTGAGGTACTTTTCTGCCCGCGCCATCGCCTCGCGGCGTTCCACGCCATAATATCCCGCCTGGTTGACCACAATCTGCAGCACTGTTTCAAACGGGTTAAAGTTGAACTCCTGCGGCACCAGCCCGAGCTGACGCTTGGCGTTAACGATATCCTTATCGATATCGTAACCAAACACTCGCACCGTGCCCGCCGTCTTGTTGACCAGCGAACTGATAATGCCGATGGTGGTGGATTTCCCGGCGCCATTCGGCCCCAGCAGGGCATAAAAGTCCCCCGCCTCCACGTTCAGATTGATACCGCGCAATGCCTTGACGCCACCCGCGTAGGTTTTGGTCAGCTGCGCTATTTCCAGTGCATAATTCATAAGTTATGAGAGTACCTTGTGATGGAGTTGGCTGCCGAACTTGTCTAAGAGGGAGTTTATCATCAGCGGCCTTATTACCGAGTTGAATCCGTGCGAATTCCATAGGGCAGAAATTTGATCAACTGTTCCGATTTCCAAATTGTGACGCTTGCCATATATTACATCAACGCAATTCGTTCATAACAGGCCAATAACCGCCATGCAAGAAATCGAAAGGCTTATCGCCAATAACCAAGCCTGGTCCGCTAACATCAACAAGGAAGATCCCGGCTTTTTTGAACGTTTGGCTCAAGCGCAAAAACCGCGATTCTTGTGGATCGGCTGCTCAGACAGCCGCGTGCCTGCCGAACGCCTGACCGGCCTGGAGCCGGGTGAGCTGTTCGTTCACCGTAACGTCGCCAATCTGGTGATCCATACCGATTTGAACTGCCTGTCAGTGGTGCAGTATGCCGTCGACGTGCTGGAGGTGGAACATATCATTATCTGTGGTCACCTGGGCTGCGGTGGGGTAGAAGCGGCAGTAGAGAACCCGGAACTGGGGTTGATCAACAACTGGCTGCTGCACATTCGCGATCTGTGGTACAAGCACAGTTCCCTGCTCGGCGAGCTGGAGCCGGAACAACGTCTGGATGTGCTGTGCGAGATCAACGTCATTGAGCAGGTGTATAACCTGGGCCACTCAACCATCATGCAGTCTGCCTGGAAACGCGGCCAGAAAGTAATGATCCACGGTTGGGTATACGGGATCCAGGACGGTCGTCTGCACGATCTGGAAGTCACCGCCACCAGCCGTGAGAGCCTGGAGATGGGCTACCGCAAAGCGATAGCCACACTCAAGCAGGAGAAAGGCCTGTTCTAGCGCCTTATCGGGGTTCAGCGCCCTGCTGAACCCTGGCCGGATTATTCGTCCAGCATCACCACTTTGCCGATGTAAGGCAGATGGCGATAACGCTGGGCGTAATCGATGCCATAACCCACTACGAACTCGTCCGGGATCGGGAAGCCGACATATTCCACCGGTACTTCAACCTCACGGCGCTCAGGCTTGTCCAGCAGCGTACAAATCGCCAACGACTTCGGCCCACGCAATGCCAGGATCTCGCGCACCTTGTTCAGGGTGTTGCCGGAATCGATGATGTCTTCGACGATCAATACGTCTTTACCGCGGATGTCTTCATCCAGATCTTTGAGGATTTTCACGTCGCGGGTGGTAGACATGCCGCTGCCGTAGCTGGAAGCGGTCATAAAATCGACCTCATGCGGCACCTCAATAGTGCGGCACAGATCGG
This genomic window contains:
- the sfsA gene encoding DNA/RNA nuclease SfsA, which produces MIFDPPLKPATLIKRYKRFLADVITPEGETFTLHCANTGAMTGCATPGDTVWYSTSDNAKRKYAHSWELTHTQAGDWICVNTLRANTLVREAIEQNIISELSGYSKITGEVKYGGENSRIDLLLQAENRVDCYIEVKSVTLLQHQQGYFPDAVTLRGQKHLRELQNVVEQGQRAVLFFAVLHSGIDRVTPANHIDEHYAVLLAQVQQLGVEVVCYGAKLSPDGISLSAKLPFFIG
- the dksA gene encoding RNA polymerase-binding protein DksA — protein: MQEGQTRKTSSLSILAIAGVEPYQEKPGEEYMNDAQLTHFRRILEAWRNQLRDEVDRTVSHMQEEAANFPDPADRATQEEEFSLELRNRDRERKLIKKIEKTLKKVEDDDFGFCESCGVEIGIRRLEARPTADLCIDCKTLAEIREKQMAG
- the gluQRS gene encoding tRNA glutamyl-Q(34) synthetase GluQRS — its product is MLASHYVGRFAPSPSGDLHFGSLIAALGSYLQARAQRGQWLVRIEDIDPPREVAGAAGRILSALEHYGLHWDGQVIYQSQRSEAYRATLDWLQRQDLSYYCTCTRSRIQQIGGLYDGHCRQLRLGPQGAAIRLRQSNPVYAFHDRLQGELRADPALAQEDFIIRRRDGLFAYNLAVVIDDHFQGVTEIVRGADLIEPTVRQIALYQQLQAPVPDYVHLPLALGNNGIKLSKQNHAPALPTGDPRPVLVAALKFLRQPLPENWQDLDLPLLLSWAVEHWQLANVPRQQAIPQCENTTAFSKQPG
- the pcnB gene encoding polynucleotide adenylyltransferase PcnB codes for the protein MTVIPRDQHAISRKDISENALKVLYRLNKSGYEAYLVGGGVRDLLLGKKPKDFDITTNATPEQVRKLFRNCRLVGRRFRLAHVMFGPEIIEVATFRGHHEQSQESDKNSSQQAQNGMLLRDNIFGTIEDDAQRRDFTINSLYYGVADFALRDYVGGLRDLQQGVIRLIGDPETRYREDPVRMLRAVRFAAKLDMTISEETAEPIPRLASLLHEIPPARLFEEALKLLQTGYGYQTYLKLCEYQLFQPLFPLIARNFTPNHDTPMERILEQVLKNTDHRLQNDKRVNPAFLFAAMLWYPLLEHAQKLAQESGLAYYDAFALAMNDVLDEECRSLAIPKRITTLVRDIWQLQLRLSRRQGKRAHKLMEHPKFRAAYDLLALRAEVENNPEMLRLAEWWDEFQVATAARQKNMLSTLGEDPAPRRARQRRPRRRSPNNEGA
- the folK gene encoding 2-amino-4-hydroxy-6-hydroxymethyldihydropteridine diphosphokinase encodes the protein MIRVYIALGSNLAQPLQQVKTALEALEHIPRTRLIVCSPLYRTKPLGPQNQPDYLNAVVALDTQLPPEQLLDHTQAIERNQGRVRKDERWGPRTLDLDMMLYGDLVIDTERLTVPHYGLKEREFMLYPLADIAPDLVFPDGETLAECLQRVPKNGMTLWHQPKG
- the qseC gene encoding quorum sensing histidine kinase QseC, giving the protein MKSLSLRLRLILIFSLLALLTWCSASMVAWMMTRHNINEVFDTQQMLFAKRLATADLGDLLANQQVRSLPKTKKMLNHGKRGEQDDDALAFAIFSHDGRMLLNDGENGEDFQFDGERQGFVDGQRKEDSDSWRLLWLTSPDGRYRIVVGQEWDYRHDMALGLVMGQLLPWLVTLPILMLLIALMVGRELRPLREVAASLRQRAPDDATPLNAHQVPSEVRPLVEALNTLFTRINSLLVRERRFTSDAAHELRSPLAALRVQTEVVQLAGDDVPMREHAVNNLTVGIDRATRLVDQLLTLSRLDSLADLHDLALVDWCQLVPMTLAELDRQAHTSGITLRYQQQGEPPALSGQPLLLSLLVRNLVDNAIRYTPAGGTVTVTLSQRQLTVEDDGPGVTAEHLERLGERFYRPPGQEQTGSGLGLSIVQRIAGLHGLRVSFANRTEGGFIATLTLSGSGIQPLG
- the qseB gene encoding quorum sensing response regulator transcription factor QseB; protein product: MRILLIEDDKLIGDGIKAGLTKLGFNLDWFTDGIVGKNALDSAPYDAVILDLSLPGLDGLDLLRQWRQAGQDVPVLILTARDALEQRVSGLQSGADDYLCKPFALTEVAARLQALIRRRHGQLTPQLVHGNLVFDAASRSVSCNGEPVTLTPRELAVLELFLHNKGRVLARPLIQEKLYNWDDDVSSNAVEVHIHHLRRKLGNGFIRTVHGVGYTLGDEP